From Nitrososphaerales archaeon, one genomic window encodes:
- a CDS encoding 2-oxoacid:ferredoxin oxidoreductase subunit beta — protein sequence MAFDSDVKPDWCPGCGGYGILASLKSALTGLGLEPRNVAIASGIGCSSNLPGYIRAYGFHGLHGRPVRVAIGIKSANPSLTVVVTAGDGDEYGIGFNHVINAARRNDDIKLIVSNNSIYGLTTGQASPTSELGQKTKTTPDGSMIYPLNPLSTLLGAGATFVARGFSGEPKQLTKLIEEAVLHRGFALVDVISPCVIWNDTYAKVRSAVYKLEDMDYRPDDQVEAYRKVNETPGLPIGIFYRTESKPTLQEMAVATNGGMKPIDGVRNLEKREAEDLMREFY from the coding sequence ATGGCGTTCGACAGCGACGTGAAGCCTGACTGGTGCCCTGGATGCGGAGGCTACGGAATATTGGCCTCGCTGAAGAGCGCCTTGACTGGGTTGGGCTTGGAACCACGCAACGTCGCAATCGCGTCTGGCATAGGCTGCTCGTCGAATCTCCCGGGATACATCAGGGCATACGGCTTCCATGGACTCCACGGCAGACCAGTCCGCGTGGCCATCGGCATAAAGAGCGCGAACCCGTCCCTCACGGTCGTCGTCACAGCCGGAGACGGCGACGAGTACGGTATCGGATTCAACCACGTAATCAACGCCGCACGCAGGAACGACGACATCAAGCTGATCGTTTCGAACAACAGCATCTACGGCCTGACGACCGGCCAGGCCTCGCCGACATCCGAGCTTGGGCAGAAGACGAAGACCACTCCAGACGGCTCCATGATCTATCCGCTCAACCCCCTCTCGACTCTCCTCGGTGCCGGCGCGACCTTCGTGGCCAGAGGGTTCTCCGGGGAGCCAAAGCAATTAACCAAGCTGATCGAGGAGGCGGTCTTACATCGTGGTTTCGCGCTCGTCGACGTCATCAGCCCCTGCGTCATCTGGAACGATACCTACGCCAAGGTCAGGAGTGCCGTCTACAAGCTGGAGGACATGGACTACAGGCCGGACGACCAAGTCGAGGCCTACAGGAAGGTCAACGAGACGCCAGGCTTGCCCATAGGGATATTCTACCGGACCGAGAGCAAGCCGACCCTCCAAGAGATGGCCGTTGCTACGAACGGCGGGATGAAGCCCATCGACGGCGTCAGAAATCTGGAGAAGCGCGAAGCGGAGGATTTGATGCGCGAATTCTACTAG